CGCAGTTCACCGCGATGAATACCATTACGCTTGCGGATCTCACGGATGAAAGCGCCAGCGGCGGCAATAGTATGCTGGCCGTGACGCAGCAGTTATCGATAAGTCTTGGGGTGGCGGTCAGCGCCGCGGTGCTGCGCTTCTATGAAGGGTTCGATAATGCCAACACCGTTGAGCAATTCCACTACACCTTTATTACGATGGGCGTGATTACGGTGGTGTCATCGCTGGTCTTTATGCTGTTACGTCCGAAAGATGGCCGTAACCTCATAAAAGATCGCCATAAAGCCTAAGCGGAGCCGCGCACCGTCAGCACCGGCGTTAACTGCAAACGCTGCTGCTGAAGCTCCGGCTGCGCCATCCGATGAATCAGCACATCGATGGCCAGCTCGCCCAGCTCATCTTTGGGCTGATGAATAGTGGTCAGCGGCGGCGTCATATAGCTTGCCAGCTCAATATCGTCATAACCCACCAGCGCGATATCCTGAGGAATGCGAAGGCCAGCCTGATAAAGCGCCTGGTAAGCGCCGACCGCCATCGCGTCATTTCCCATAAATACCGCCTGCGGCGGCTCGGGCAGCGCCAGCAGCGACTGCATCGCCCGCAGGCCGCCCGCGAATTCAAAATCGCCGATCACTTCATAACCTTCTGCCACCGGCAGGCCCGCCCGCTGCATAGCGGTGCGATACCCTTCAAGGCGCAGACGCGCCGGCGTTTTATCCAGCGGGCCAGTTACACAGGCAATACGCGTATAGCCTTTATCGATTAAATATCGCGTGGCGATATCGCCGCCCAAAAGCGAATTGTCCTGAATTACGTCGCTGCCGCCATCGAAAGGCGACCAGTCCATCATCACGGTAGGGATGGCCGGGTAGCGCTTCATAATGGCGGGCGAAGGCTGATGCGTTTCGGTGCAGAGCAGCAGCAGCCCGTCGACGCGTTTTTGCAGCAGCGTCTCCAGATTGCGGTTCATACGCTGTTCGTCGCCGTCGGTATTACACAGCACCAGGCTATAGCCACGCTCAAAACAGCTACGCTCCACGCCACGCACCAGCTCCGAGAAAAAGGGGTTTGAGCTTGCGGTGATCAGCATCCCGATGGTACGGGTCTGGTTGAGCTTCAGGCTGCGCGCCAGCGCTGACGGCGCGTAATTCAACGTTCTGATGGCATCCTCCACCCGCAGGCGGATCGCCTCGCTGACGAAGCGGTCTTTATTAATGACGTGCGAGACGGTGGAAGTGGAGACACCCGCAAGGCGGGCGACATCTTTCATTGTCGCCACGATGGCTTACCCCTGTGCCTGTAAGAAGGCGTCAATCTCATCGCGCCACGGTACAGAGGGCTGCGCGCCAGGGCGCGTCACGGCGATTGCCGCGGCCGCATGGGCAAAGCGAATAGCCTTAAGCATCGGCGTGCCTTCCAGCAGCGCCGTCATCAGCGCGCCGTTAAAGGTATCGCCAGCGGCGATGGTATCGACGGCTTTGACGCTAAAGCCGGGCACGCGCTGCCCTTCGCCGTTAACGCTCAGCAACACGCCGCGGCTGCCGAGCGTAATGATGACCGTTTCAATGCCTTTTTGATGCAGCACCGCCGCGGCCTGCGCGGCACTCTCATCATCAGAGACTTTCACGCCGGTCAGCTTTTCGGCTTCAGTTTCATTCGGGGTAATGATATCCACCAGCGCCAACAGCTCGTCAGAAAGCGCGCGGGCGGGCGCCGGGTTAAGAATCACGGTGGTCTGATTTTCATGCGCGATGCGCGCGGCGGCGATAACGCTTTCCACCGGCGATTCCAGCTGCATCAGCAGCGCGCGGGCGTTGGCGATTTTTTCCCGCTGTTCATTAACGCGCTCGGGCGTTAACGCCGCATTCGCGCCAGCGTGAATGCCGATCACGTTTTCACCTTCGCCATTGACGAAAATGAGCGCCACGCCGGTCGATTCGCCCGCAACGGCGCTGACAGGCGAGACATCAATATTGTCGCGTGAAAGCTGCTGGCGGATACGCTCGCCGATATCATCCTCACCCACACAAGCGATAAACGCGATATCCGCGCCGCTGCGCCCGGCCGCGACGGCCTGGTTGGCGCCTTTACCGCCGAACGCCACCTGATACTGGCTGCCGGTGACGGTCTCACCCGGCGCAGGGAAGGCTTCAAGGTTAAGGATATGATCGGCATTGATACTGCCGAGAACGACGAGTTGGCCAGCGCTTTTCATGATGTGTATCCCTGTAAAAGCGCCACATCCTGTGGCGCGTTGCCCTGCTTTTCTTAATGTCGGTTTTATTTGATAACCAGCTTCAGGTCGACCGGAATGCGGGCGCGTACTTTCTCGCCTTTCAGCACTTTATCCGCGGTCTGGACGCCGATAACGCCGATCTGCTCCGGCTGCTGCGCTACGGTCGCGCTCATCTTACCATCCTGAACGGCTTTCACGCCGTCGGCAGTGCCGTCGAAGCCAACGACCATGACGTCGGTTTTACCGGCGGTTTGCAGCGCACGCAGCGCGCCCAGCGCCATTTCGTCGTTCTGTGCGAATACTGCTTTCACATCAGGATGCGCGGTCAGCAGGTTCTGCATCACGTTCAGACCCTTGGTACGGTCAAAATCTGCCGGCTGGCTGGCCAGTACATTCAGCTTGTGCGCTTCTACCGCCTGTTTAAAGCCTTCGCCGCGCTCGCGCGCGGCAGAGGTGCCTGCGATACCCTGCAGTTCAATCACTTTCGCGCCGTCACCGGCCTGCTTCGCAATATAGTTACCGGCGATTTTACCGCCCGCGATGTTATCAGACGCGATATGGCTCACTACCTCGCCTTTCGACGCCATACGATCGAGGGTGATGACCGGGATTTTCGCCTGATTAGCCATCTTCACGGCGTTACCCACAGCGTCGGAATCGGTCGGGTTAATCAGCACCAGTTTGGTACCGCGCACGGTCAGATCCTGCACGTTCGCCAGCTCTTTCGCCGGGTTGTTCTGGGAATCCAGCACCACCAGCTCGTAACCCAGTTTTTCCGCCTCTTTCTGCGCGCCATCTTTCAGCGATACAAAGAACGGGTTGTTCAGCGTTGAAACCACCAGAGCAATCGTGTCTTTCGCCATCGCGTTGGCGCTGACGGTCGCGCTTAACGCCACGGCGGAAACCAGTGTAGCCAGCTTTTTCATATTCATAATCAGATGTCCTGTTGAGTAATGAGTTACTGCTTTTTGTTATCCACCAGCACCGCCAGCAAAATGACCACTGCTTTGACGATCATCTGGTAATAGGGAGAAACACCTAAGAGGTTCAGACTATTATTCAGGAAACCGAGGATCAGCGCGCCGATCAGCGTCCCAACAATGCGACCTTTACCGCCGGCAAGACTGGTGCCGCCGAGCACGACCGCCGCGATGGCGTCCAGCTCATAACCCGCGCCCGCCAGCGGCTGCGCCGAAGAGAGACGCGCCACTTCTATCACGCCCGCCAGCGACGCCAGCAGACCCGACAGTGAATAAACGATGATTTTGATTTTATTAACGCTAATGCCAGACAGACGCGTCGCCGCCTCGTTACCGCCCAGCGCATAGATATAGCGGCCCAGACGGGTGTGATGCAGCACATACCAGGTCACCAGGAACACCAGCGCCATGATCCACACTGGCGTCGGGACGCCCAGCGGGCGGCCAATACCGAACCAGCCAAACAGATCGGCGTTGTCATTAAACCCCGTACTGACCGGGCTGCCGTTGGTGTACTGAAGCGTCACCCCGCGCAGCAGCAGCATCATCACCAGCGTGGCGATAAACGCCTGTACGCGGCCCTTCGCCACAATCACGCCGGTCACTGCGCCGATAGCCGCGCCAAGCGCGAGGGCGGCAGCCACCGCCACCAGCGCGTTGACCTCGATGCCGACGAGCGAGGCGGCGACCGCCCCGGTTAGCGCCAGCAGGGAACCGACGGACAGATCGATACCCGAGGTAAGGATCACCAGCGTCATCCCGACCGCCATGATGGCGTTCACCGACGTCTGCTGGAGAATGTTCAGCATATTGTTAACGGTAAAGAAATTCGGGCTCAGTGTGGAGACAATCGCAATCAGCACCAGCAGGGCTATCAGCGACTTTTGCTCCATCAGCCACGCTTTTGTAAAAAAGCGACGAGTCGCAACGGTCTGGGTAGTCATACGTCTTTTACTCCTGGGTCACGCGATTGAGCTTGCCGACAGCCGCCGCCATCAGCAGTTCCTGGGTGGCCTGCTCGCGTGTGAATTCACCGCCGAGATGCCCTTCATGCATCACCATGATGCGATCGCTCATTCCCAGTACTTCCGGCATCTCAGACGAGACCAGAATGATGCTCAGCCCGTCGGCTTTGAACTGGTTAATGAGCTGATAAATCTCTTTTTTGGCACCGACGTCCACGCCGCGGGTCGGCTCGTCAAGGATTAGCACTTTCGGGCGCGTCATGAGTCCACGGGCGATCGCCACTTTCTGCTGGTTGCCGCCGGAAAGCAGCCCAATGGCCTGATCCATCGACGGCGTTTTTACATTGAAAAGCCGAATGAAATCGCCCACCGCCTGCTGCTCATCTTTATGCTTCAGGCTGCCGACGTCGCGGCTGAAATAGCGCAGCGCGGTCAGCGACATGTTCTCTTTCACCGACATGCCGAGCACCAGCCCGTCGCGTTTGCGGTCTTCGGAGATATAAACGATGCCGTTGGCAAGCCCGTCCTGCGGGGAGCGCGTCACCACCTCGCGGTTATCCAGCGTGACGCGACCGCCCGTGCGCGGCAGCGCGCCGTACAGCACTTTCATCAGTTCGGTGCGGCCCGCGCCCATCAGCCCTGACACGCCCAGGATTTCCCCCTGACGCAGCGTAAAGCTCACGCCGTTGACGCCAGGGCCGCTCAGGTTGTCGACTTTCAGGCGGATCTCGCCCGGCGCTTTGTCGAGATGCGGGTATTGATCTTCAAGCTTGCGGCCGACCATCATTTCGATCAGCGTCTCTTCGGTGAGCGAGCTGACCTCACGCTCGGCGATAAACTGGCCGTCGCGCATCACCGTCACGTCATCGCAGATCTCAAAAATCTCTTTCATGCGGTGGGAGATATAGACAATCCCGCAGCCCTGCGCTTTCAGCTCGCGGATGGCGCGGAACAGGGATTCGGTTTCGGTATCGGTCAGGGCGTCGGTGGGTTCATCCATAATAATGACGCGCGACTCAAAGCTCAGCACTTTGGCGATTTCCACCATTTGCTGATCGCCTATCGAC
The genomic region above belongs to Cronobacter malonaticus LMG 23826 and contains:
- the rbsB gene encoding ribose ABC transporter substrate-binding protein RbsB, which encodes MNMKKLATLVSAVALSATVSANAMAKDTIALVVSTLNNPFFVSLKDGAQKEAEKLGYELVVLDSQNNPAKELANVQDLTVRGTKLVLINPTDSDAVGNAVKMANQAKIPVITLDRMASKGEVVSHIASDNIAGGKIAGNYIAKQAGDGAKVIELQGIAGTSAARERGEGFKQAVEAHKLNVLASQPADFDRTKGLNVMQNLLTAHPDVKAVFAQNDEMALGALRALQTAGKTDVMVVGFDGTADGVKAVQDGKMSATVAQQPEQIGVIGVQTADKVLKGEKVRARIPVDLKLVIK
- the rbsC gene encoding ribose ABC transporter permease; its protein translation is MTTQTVATRRFFTKAWLMEQKSLIALLVLIAIVSTLSPNFFTVNNMLNILQQTSVNAIMAVGMTLVILTSGIDLSVGSLLALTGAVAASLVGIEVNALVAVAAALALGAAIGAVTGVIVAKGRVQAFIATLVMMLLLRGVTLQYTNGSPVSTGFNDNADLFGWFGIGRPLGVPTPVWIMALVFLVTWYVLHHTRLGRYIYALGGNEAATRLSGISVNKIKIIVYSLSGLLASLAGVIEVARLSSAQPLAGAGYELDAIAAVVLGGTSLAGGKGRIVGTLIGALILGFLNNSLNLLGVSPYYQMIVKAVVILLAVLVDNKKQ
- the rbsK gene encoding ribokinase, which encodes MKSAGQLVVLGSINADHILNLEAFPAPGETVTGSQYQVAFGGKGANQAVAAGRSGADIAFIACVGEDDIGERIRQQLSRDNIDVSPVSAVAGESTGVALIFVNGEGENVIGIHAGANAALTPERVNEQREKIANARALLMQLESPVESVIAAARIAHENQTTVILNPAPARALSDELLALVDIITPNETEAEKLTGVKVSDDESAAQAAAVLHQKGIETVIITLGSRGVLLSVNGEGQRVPGFSVKAVDTIAAGDTFNGALMTALLEGTPMLKAIRFAHAAAAIAVTRPGAQPSVPWRDEIDAFLQAQG
- the rbsA gene encoding ribose ABC transporter ATP-binding protein RbsA; protein product: MEPLLQLKGIDKSFPGVKALSGATLNVYAGRVMALVGENGAGKSTLMKVLTGIYTRDAGSLLWLGQETTFSGPKASQEAGIGIIHQELNLIPQLSIAENIFLGREFVSHFGKIDWKKMYAEADKLLAKLNLRFNSRRLVGELSIGDQQMVEIAKVLSFESRVIIMDEPTDALTDTETESLFRAIRELKAQGCGIVYISHRMKEIFEICDDVTVMRDGQFIAEREVSSLTEETLIEMMVGRKLEDQYPHLDKAPGEIRLKVDNLSGPGVNGVSFTLRQGEILGVSGLMGAGRTELMKVLYGALPRTGGRVTLDNREVVTRSPQDGLANGIVYISEDRKRDGLVLGMSVKENMSLTALRYFSRDVGSLKHKDEQQAVGDFIRLFNVKTPSMDQAIGLLSGGNQQKVAIARGLMTRPKVLILDEPTRGVDVGAKKEIYQLINQFKADGLSIILVSSEMPEVLGMSDRIMVMHEGHLGGEFTREQATQELLMAAAVGKLNRVTQE
- the rbsR gene encoding ribose operon transcriptional repressor RbsR, with translation MKDVARLAGVSTSTVSHVINKDRFVSEAIRLRVEDAIRTLNYAPSALARSLKLNQTRTIGMLITASSNPFFSELVRGVERSCFERGYSLVLCNTDGDEQRMNRNLETLLQKRVDGLLLLCTETHQPSPAIMKRYPAIPTVMMDWSPFDGGSDVIQDNSLLGGDIATRYLIDKGYTRIACVTGPLDKTPARLRLEGYRTAMQRAGLPVAEGYEVIGDFEFAGGLRAMQSLLALPEPPQAVFMGNDAMAVGAYQALYQAGLRIPQDIALVGYDDIELASYMTPPLTTIHQPKDELGELAIDVLIHRMAQPELQQQRLQLTPVLTVRGSA